A window of Candidatus Omnitrophota bacterium contains these coding sequences:
- a CDS encoding PTS sugar transporter subunit IIA has translation MSLKVMHEQKLAELLKKKCINLNLTSTTKKDIILELADLIAKSGKFKDKKVIAKALLLREKLGSTGIGNGVAIPHVKLADVKKFLLIFGRIPQGVDFGALDAEKTYLFFVLVSPQNEVGGHLKIMAKVSHLVKDKFVIERLKKAEDEDEVMEIIHANEK, from the coding sequence ATGAGCTTAAAGGTTATGCACGAACAGAAATTGGCAGAACTGTTAAAGAAAAAATGCATCAATTTAAATCTCACAAGTACCACGAAAAAAGATATCATTCTGGAATTAGCAGATTTAATCGCCAAAAGCGGGAAATTTAAGGATAAAAAGGTAATTGCTAAGGCTCTTTTGTTGCGGGAGAAATTAGGTTCAACAGGTATAGGCAATGGGGTTGCAATCCCTCATGTAAAGTTAGCAGATGTAAAAAAATTCTTACTTATATTTGGCAGGATACCTCAAGGTGTAGATTTTGGAGCGTTGGACGCTGAAAAAACTTATTTGTTCTTTGTGCTTGTTTCTCCTCAGAATGAAGTTGGCGGCCACCTAAAGATTATGGCAAAAGTTTCCCATCTCGTTAAGGACAAATTTGTAATTGAGCGGCTAAAAAAAGCCGAAGATGAAGACGAAGTCATGGAGATTATCCATGCTAACGAGAAATAG
- a CDS encoding OmpA family protein produces the protein MKKHNNIYIFVFFVSLSVFLSGCVSNRQEKRQQKLDELQKQFSWWPTDAKPAPVKDPEHGGYWWWPKEPGNERLWGNRGYCFVRKIIFDYKEEELPAPKPQELRPSLLIKKVIKNVKVYFDFNKSGLRDDAVEILRNAVLALNKNPGSEILITGNCDIRGSEKYNEKLGKKRAAAVKNFMLENGIPEERIKIVSRGKLDAVAHVTDLVGMQKDRNAQFMVAEVEEIMLPYEGKLLKEARQVEQGKYIEEKTEEVEGEVKVSTREYTIKKNDSLWKIAQKELGNGHRWKYLYELNKDRIKNPNNLKSGRKIIIPVE, from the coding sequence ATGAAAAAACATAATAATATTTATATTTTTGTGTTTTTTGTTTCTCTGTCAGTCTTTCTTTCCGGTTGCGTATCTAACCGTCAGGAAAAGCGCCAACAGAAATTAGATGAACTGCAAAAACAGTTTTCCTGGTGGCCTACGGATGCTAAGCCTGCTCCTGTGAAGGACCCTGAGCATGGAGGTTATTGGTGGTGGCCGAAAGAGCCGGGTAATGAACGCTTATGGGGCAATAGAGGCTATTGTTTTGTACGCAAGATTATTTTTGACTATAAAGAAGAAGAGCTTCCTGCGCCTAAGCCTCAGGAGTTACGCCCGTCGCTATTAATTAAGAAAGTGATAAAGAACGTTAAAGTCTACTTTGATTTCAACAAATCTGGGTTAAGAGATGATGCCGTGGAAATCTTAAGGAATGCGGTTTTGGCCTTAAATAAGAATCCCGGATCCGAGATTTTAATTACCGGTAATTGCGATATCCGCGGATCGGAAAAATATAATGAAAAATTAGGTAAGAAGCGCGCTGCAGCAGTTAAGAATTTTATGCTGGAGAATGGTATCCCGGAAGAGAGGATAAAGATTGTAAGCCGTGGCAAGCTTGATGCGGTTGCCCATGTAACTGACCTTGTGGGTATGCAGAAAGACAGGAATGCGCAGTTTATGGTTGCTGAAGTTGAAGAGATTATGCTTCCTTATGAAGGCAAGCTCCTTAAAGAAGCTCGCCAAGTTGAACAAGGTAAATACATAGAAGAAAAGACCGAAGAAGTTGAAGGCGAAGTAAAGGTTTCAACAAGAGAGTATACGATAAAGAAGAATGATTCTCTTTGGAAGATAGCTCAAAAAGAATTGGGTAATGGGCATCGCTGGAAGTATTTGTATGAATTAAATAAAGACAGGATTAAGAACCCAAATAACTTGAAATCAGGCAGGAAGATTATTATTCCTGTAGAGTAA
- a CDS encoding peptidoglycan-binding domain-containing protein, with amino-acid sequence MKRSIFLVIVLVVLLGGCAVNKKVVNSESMASVAPESVNQESIVATQPEGSVAQVAQATPDVNQKPLSKKQIQLALKKAGFYKGHVDGHIGKGTRRAIREFQKANGLKADGIVGPKTQSLLGKYIS; translated from the coding sequence ATGAAAAGAAGTATTTTTTTAGTAATTGTTTTAGTAGTGTTGTTAGGTGGTTGTGCTGTCAATAAAAAGGTTGTTAATTCTGAAAGCATGGCTAGTGTTGCGCCGGAGTCAGTTAATCAAGAGTCTATTGTGGCTACTCAACCCGAAGGATCTGTTGCTCAGGTAGCACAAGCAACACCAGATGTTAATCAAAAACCATTAAGCAAGAAACAAATTCAGCTTGCTTTGAAAAAAGCCGGGTTTTATAAAGGGCATGTTGATGGGCATATAGGAAAAGGCACAAGAAGGGCTATCAGAGAATTTCAAAAAGCCAATGGTTTAAAGGCTGATGGTATTGTTGGGCCCAAAACCCAGAGCCTGTTAGGTAAGTATATTTCTTAA